The Ostrea edulis chromosome 1, xbOstEdul1.1, whole genome shotgun sequence genomic sequence gtttgtttgtgGAGATACACGGAACATAACTTACTTATACcgttatattgttgtgtttgtttgtgGAGATACACGGAACATAACTTACTTATACcgttatattgttgtgtttgtaGAGTTACACGGAACATAACTTACTTATACcgttatattgttgtgtttgtttgtgGAGTTACATGGAACATAACTTACTTATACcgttatattgttgtgtttgtttgtgGAGATACACGGAACATAACTTACTTATACcgttatattgttgtgtttgtttgtgGAGATACACGGAACATAACTTACTTATACcgttatattgttgtgtttgtaGAGTTACACGGAACATAACTTACTTATACCGTTATATTGCTGTGTTTGTTTGTAGAGTAACACGGAACATAACTTACTTATACcgttatattgttgtgtttgtttgtaGAGTAACACGGAACATAACTTACTTATACcgttatattgttgtgtttgtgGAGATACACGGAACATAACTTACTTATACcgttatattgttgtgtttgtgGAGATACACGGAACATAACTTACTTATACcgttatattgttgtgtttgtgGAGATACACGGAACATAACTTACTTATACcgttatattgttgtgtttgtttgtgGAGATACACGGAACATAACTTACTTATACcgttatattgttgtgtttgtttgtgGAGATACATGGAACATAACTTACTTATACcgttatattgttgtgtttgtgGAGATACACGGAACATAACTTACTTATACcgttatattgttgtgtttgtttgtaGAGTAACACGGAACATAACTTACTTATACcgttatattgttgtgtttgtgGAGATACACGGAACATAACTTACTTATACcgttatattgttgtgtttgtttgtaGAGTTACACGGAACATAACTTACTTATACCGttatattgttgtttttgtttgtggAGATACACGGAACATAACTTACTTATACcgttatattgttgtgtttgtttgtgGAGATACACGGAACATAACTTACTTATACcgttatattgttgtgtttgtgGAGATACATGGAACATAACTTACTTATACcgttatattgttgtgtttgtgGAGATACACGGAACGTAACTTACTTATACcgttatattgttgtgtttgtgGAGTTACACGGAACACAACTTACTTATACcgttatattgttgtgtttgtaGAGTTACACAGAACATAACTTACTTATACcgttatattgttgtgtttgtttgtgGAGATACATGGAACATAACTTACTTATACcgttatattgttgtgtttgtttgtgGAGATACACGGAACAAAACTTACTTATACCGTTATATTGCTGTGTTTGTTTGTGGAGATACACGgaacatatcttacttataccgttgtattgttgtgtttgtttgtgGAGATACACGGAACATAACTTACTTATACcgttatattgttgtgtttgtttgtgGAGATACACGGAACATAACTTACTTATACcgttatattgttgtgtttgtgGAGATACACGGAACATAACTTACTTATACCGTTATATTGctgtgtttatttgttttacgtcctatCGAGAATATTTCCCTCGTAAATATTGAGACGCAactagttgtaggtgaagtgccacacatTTTGATCCATGCATGACGTTCAGGGTTGTagaagtgagggttctttattgcgTCAATGCCTGTCACGACACAGGGTCTCAGTTTTTAGGGGatcatccaaaagacccgtgattcttacttctgaatgctgagcgtttggcggaggagcagtcactacctatgtttatgtcTTGGGTTTTGCGGGGGTTCGAGCCACTTGTCtacgctctaaccactgagaCACCGCGATCGATCCGATACATTGGTAGAGAATAATATACTAAAAGAGCAGCACAAATCACgtatatttttaactttatcAACAACTGTAAATCATACAAGTAAATGAAGAGATCATGCAAACATGTTTGACAAATAAAGAAATAGGAATAATGTCCAAAACACAGAATATAAACAGTCTGTGCTGCAGATTCTAGCGGCGGTGTTGCAGCGATTTCCTGAACACACGCATACCGTACTGGTGGGAATTCCCAAAACATAGCTGCCAACAGAACACGTGTTGGAAAATCCCTTACTGACGTCACACGTCCTGACATAGAagtctgaaaaagaaaatattgttgTCAATGTGATTTTCATCAGGTTATTCATTCTACAACAAACCTTGGTTTCCTGATATACTAGTCTAAAACGTGTAAATATCttaatgtttacatttcaaGTGTTTTTACAGGTTGTAATGATATGAATGCGATGtatttgtgaacaatatgcgcgtatgaatcttgataaaaatacatttgtagTACGTCTACTTTAATGGCTGGGCATTCAGACAGAACTGaaagtaaaatgcaaatataagaaataaattgctGTCATACTTTTCATGGAAGTATACCGTCATGAAGCGATGCAGTTCATAACCTcctgtatttcaaaaataatattcattttaaatgcgatttttaaaacaatttactCACATTTGCTGTCCGTAACTCGGACGGTCATTTTCATACAGTCTCCGGTACAGTTGACGACATGATGGAAGAACGAGGAAGCGTCCTTACCAACAAAGTGTTCGGTGCACCAGCCATCGTCTAGGGAAGTACACTCATAACACAAATGTGCCTCTCCTGTACAGAAAATACAACAAAATGCAATTAATGTGAGGGAGGGTACAAGCAATATTCATAATGACGTCGGAAATACCAATCAAAATAGATAATGGAAGTTGATGGAATAACAATATCAAGACAATGTGCCTGTCTTTGAAATAAtcataaacaagaggtccatggccAACATTGCTCACCCGATCAGTTGCATTTCTCCAATATAAAACGTTAAATCCCAATGACGCATCCTACACGATCGCCCAGAACATGGCCTGAACAAAGCTGAATCGATACTATAAAtcatgaatttgacatattgtgTACCCTTGCGGTTCATGAGacgaacatttaaaaaacgtacTAGATATTCATATGTAAAACGTTGAATGTTTTTCGTGTGCAtgatattttgattaaacaattTCCTGTAATTTCTAACGCACACCTTGAACCCGGATTGTAAACATGTCCTGATCTCAAAGTTACGGAGAGAAAAATCTAAATCCACATTATATGAGAGTACTTGTATATCAACTTGACCGAAGAAATTGTACCCATTTGGTATTTGAAGAAGTTTCCTATATACTCCTATGCGAAATTTAAACCCCCTCTTGTAGCTTTTTTTCAAGACCCCAGGGATCACACATGATATGTACAAACccgaatatttacatttccaatgtttttgcctttgttATCTtttcaaattgtaatgatagccatttcctcatgaatatcCTGTGGTTGTGAACAATAcgcgtatgaattttgataaatatagtacgtctattgtAACGGTTGACAATTCccacagaaataaaagtagaaaGTAAAtaaacgcgcttcatgaagtatgacGGCGTGAAGGTCACAGTTGACATTCTCATGTATTTAGCTCTGTGTGAAGAATGACGGCGTGAAGGTCACAGTTGACATTCTCATGTGTTTAGCTCTGTGTGAAGAATGACGGCGTGAAGGTCACAGTTGACATTCTCATGTGTTTAGCTCTGTGTGAAGAATGACGGCGTGAAGGTCACAGTTGACATTCTCATGTATTTAGCTCTGTGTGAAGAATgacggcgtgaagcgttgcagttgaCATTCTCATGTATTTAGCTCTGTATGAAGAATGACGGCGTGAAGGTCACAGTTGACATTCTCATGTATTTAGCTCTGTGTGAAGAATGACGACGTGAAGGTCACAGTTGACATTCTCATGTATTTAGCTCTGTGTGAAGAATgacggcgtgaagcgttgcagttgaCATTCTCATGTATTTAGCTCTGTGTGAAGAATGACGGCGTGAaggtcacagttcataccctcatgtattttcaaaaatgaaatttatttctaatatttacattctactttcattctGTCGCAACCGTTGAAATAGATGTACAGTATTCATCAAGACACCTTCGCGCATTGTTGACAACTGCAGCGCATTCACGAGGAAGCGACtagctatcattacaatatgtAAAGATGTCAAAGGCCAATACATTGGGAATGTAACTAAATGACCATGTGACATTTTGAACACCAGTTATGGCCCCGCCCTGACCTCTGTTGTTAACAAACACGAATCAGCAGGAATTTTGTATATCAATTTGTACCCTGATGGTTTCTATAGAAACCTGTTATCCCATCCCAAACTCAGGTgtcatggtgtgaaaagaacaTAATTCTACACGACATGAGGGTGCTTGCATGTTATTGTCTACATTAAGTACATGGGGGAGCTTGCTTGTTATTTTTACTAATTTTCCAATGTGGGTGTTTAAAAAATATcctacattttcttttttaaaatcttaaacgACCTTTGTGGTTCCGTCAAGAAACAGAGTCATTATTgtgtaaacaaacttgaatctatactaATATGTGAGGATCTTTGACATTTGCATCCTTGTAGATTCTGAGTAAAgatgtttaaaaatttatatattttcctacGCAGAGTTTATACCCTTCTTGCGGCTCTGACAAACTCCGGGGTCCTAGTCTGAACAAATTTAAGTACACGAGGATACTTGCTTTTtgattatacatatacatgtatggttttAGTATG encodes the following:
- the LOC125663136 gene encoding uncharacterized protein LOC125663136, whose product is MYFQLILILTAVAIGEAHLCYECTSLDDGWCTEHFVGKDASSFFHHVVNCTGDCMKMTVRVTDSKYFYVRTCDVSKGFSNTCSVGSYVLGIPTSTVCVCSGNRCNTAARICSTDCLYSVFWTLFLFLYLSNMFA